A segment of the Longimicrobiaceae bacterium genome:
CATGGCCGACTGGCTGCCGCTCGCGGTCGTCGCCGCCTTGTACATGAGCCCCGCGAAGGAGGCCACCTTCTTCACGTGGTCCGGGTACGTGCACCCCATGATCACGGATATCGCCGCGCCGGCCGAGAGCCCCGCCACCCCCACGCGGGCGTTGTCGATCCGGTAGCTCGACTTGGTCCACGCGATCATCCCGGCGATGATGGAGGGCTCGCCGCTCCCCCGCGCCTGGTTGCTCGTGTAGAACCAGTTCCAGCAGTCGTAGGCATTGTACGCGGTCCCCTGCTCCGGGTACAGCACCAGGAAGTTGCGCGCGTCGGCGAAGCCGTTCATCCGCGTCCCCGCCGCGAAGTCGTACCCGTCCTGCAGACAGCCATGCAGCATCACCATCAACGGCCGCGCCGTGGAGCCGTCGTACGCCGCGGGGACGTACAGCCGGTAGTAGCGCGACCCGTACGCGTTGGTGTAGGTCCCGGACACCCACGTCCCCGTCGCCGCGGTCGACACCGAGGCGGACGGCCCGGATACCGTCACCGGCGGGAGCGTGGGGACCTCCGTGCGATCGCATGCGGCGAGCGCCAGCCCGCCAAGGAGCACTACCAGGGAAGTGCGGACGGACATGGACCCCTCCTGCGAAGGGAGGCGAAGGGACGCGGGGGGGGGGGCG
Coding sequences within it:
- a CDS encoding PHB depolymerase family esterase — its product is MSVRTSLVVLLGGLALAACDRTEVPTLPPVTVSGPSASVSTAATGTWVSGTYTNAYGSRYYRLYVPAAYDGSTARPLMVMLHGCLQDGYDFAAGTRMNGFADARNFLVLYPEQGTAYNAYDCWNWFYTSNQARGSGEPSIIAGMIAWTKSSYRIDNARVGVAGLSAGAAISVIMGCTYPDHVKKVASFAGLMYKAATTASGSQSAMKNGSSFDPNARGTDCYNASTTGRHPMPVLVFHGTSDGTVNVKNAHQTVQQWAQTNDLLYDGVDNNDVDNTADATLTGTACRSYTRYDYRNSATGATLLQKYIVDGLGHAWSGGSTAGSYTDPCGPDASRIIVDFFGF